In Raphanus sativus cultivar WK10039 chromosome 5, ASM80110v3, whole genome shotgun sequence, the following proteins share a genomic window:
- the LOC108860473 gene encoding ankyrin repeat-containing protein ITN1, translated as MGSRIQEEKELEPDMEKGWGTDPVSPAGSTVADLSSPTPTPRKTLVLSNSGKALMVSNSSKSLGLSNSGKRFDPTGKKKYVKQVTGRHNDTELHLAAQRGDLAAVKQILSDIDSQITGTISGSDFDDEVAQIMTAVVNEVNELGETPLFTAAEKGNIDVVKELLCYTTKESLMQKNLSGFDALHIACSQGHRAIVQLLLEHEPLLSKTVAQSNATPLVSAATRGHSEVVNELLAKDSSLLEISRSNGKNALHLAARQGHVDIVRTLLDRDPQLARRTDKKGQTSLHMAVKGISSEVVRLLLRADPAIVMLPDKFGNTVLHIATRKKRAEIVNELLQLPDTNVNALTRDHKTAYDIAEGLTHSEETQEIKDILSRCGALKANELNQPRDELRKTVTEIKKDVHTQLEQTRRTNKNVDGIAKELRKLHRAGINNATNSVTVVAVLFATVAFAAIFTVPGGDDDNGVAVMVHATSFKIFFIFNAIALFTSLAVVVVQITLVRGETKTERRVVEVINKLMWLASVCTSVAFISSSYIVVGRRNRYAAIVVTVIGTVTMTGILSIMTYYVVKSKRTRKVRKKEKKKKFGRNGTGSWHNANPSETESEVNPIYAI; from the exons ATGGGATCCAGAATCCAAGAAG AGAAGGAGCTGGAACCGGATATGGAGAAGGGTTGGGGGACGGATCCGGTGAGTCCAGCAGGGAGCACTGTAGCGGATCTCTCCTCACCAACTCCAACCCCAAGGAAGACTCTGGTTCTGTCCAATTCGGGTAAGGCATTAATGGTGTCTAACTCAAGCAAGTCCCTAGGACTTTCCAATTCGGGAAAACGGTTTGATCCAACGGGTAAAAAGAAGTATGTGAAACAAGTCACCGGCCGCCACAACGACACCGAGCTTCACCTAGCTGCTCAACGAGGAGATTTGGCTGCTGTTAAACAGATTCTTAGTGACATTGATTCTCAGATCACTGGTACTATTTCAGGATCTGATTTTGATGATGAG gtAGCACAAATAATGACAGCAGTGGTAAACGAGGTGAATGAGTTGGGAGAGACACCACTTTTTACAGCTGCAGAGAAAGGCAATATTGATGTTGTCAAAGAGCTTTTGTGTTACACCACTAAAGAGTCTCTTATGCAGAAGAATCTCTCTGGATTCGACGCTTTACACATTGCTTGCAGTCAAGGCCATCGAG CTATTGTCCAGTTACTGCTTGAGCATGAACCTCTACTGAGTAAAACAGTAGCTCAATCAAACGCAACACCACTTGTTTCAGCTGCAACGCGAGGGCATTCAGAAGTAGTAAATGAATTGCTTGCTAAAGACTCGAGCTTGCTTGAGATATCAAGATCTAATGGGAAAAACGCGCTTCACTTAGCTGCACGTCAAGGCCATGTGGATATCGTGAGAACGTTGCTTGATAGAGATCCTCAATTAGCAAGACGAACAGACAAGAAAGGACAAACGTCTTTGCATATGGCTGTGAAAGGAATTAGCTCAGAAGTAGTGAGATTACTCCTTCGAGCTGATCCCGCTATCGTCATGCTTCCTGACAAGTTTGGTAACACCGTGTTGCATATCGCCACACGAAAGAAAAGAGCAGAG ATTGTGAATGAGCTGTTACAACTTCCTGATACAAACGTGAATGCGCTAACACGAGACCACAAAACCGCTTACGACATAGCTGAAGGACTCACTCATTCAGAGGAAACACAAGAGATCAAAGACATTTTATCCCGTTGCGGTGCGCTCAAAGCCAACGAGCTGAACCAGCCAAGAGACGAGCTGAGAAAGACCGTGACCGAGATTAAAAAAGACGTCCATACGCAGCTCGAACAAACTCGAAGAACCAACAAAAACGTCGACGGGATCGCCAAGGAGCTAAGGAAACTCCACAGAGCTGGAATCAACAATGCTACAAACTCGGTAACCGTCGTGGCTGTCCTCTTCGCCACCGTGGCATTCGCCGCCATTTTCACGGTTCCCGGAGGCGACGACGACAACGGTGTGGCCGTGATGGTCCACGCAACATCGTTCAAGATATTCTTTATATTCAACGCGATTGCGCTCTTCACTTCGTTAGCGGTAGTTGTCGTGCAGATCACGCTAGTGAGAGGAGAGACTAAAACGGAAAGACGTGTGGTGGAAGTAATCAATAAGCTGATGTGGCTCGCCTCTGTCTGCACCAGCGTGGCATTTATTTCTTCCTCGTATATTGTGGTTGGTCGAAGGAATAGATACGCAGCGATTGTGGTTACGGTCATAGGAACCGTGACTATGACCGGGATTTTGAGTATAATGACTTACTATGTTGTGAAATCTAAGAGGACGAGGAAGgtgaggaagaaggagaagaagaagaagtttggTAGAAATGGGACAGGCTCATGGCATAATGCGAATCCGTCGGAGACTGAATCCGAGGTGAATCCAATTTACGCTATCTGA